One genomic region from Esox lucius isolate fEsoLuc1 chromosome 24, fEsoLuc1.pri, whole genome shotgun sequence encodes:
- the LOC105007987 gene encoding protein mono-ADP-ribosyltransferase PARP14-like isoform X2 produces the protein MDVYKYPVFFECQTLDLFDKERIRKYFKIRRKSGGGDCGQVETVGDCVYKIAFKDQTDQEEVLQRNCHVLELAGRSLTLNLRESLDPPPTTHTSESRLSSCLSMPVETSPSGHEDVLRGFSSVKQEKISSTCQLGQSRPSLLWQIIEKELGEFMPGVKVTRGNSSQLVLEGSANEVQTARQLVTDKTPLVMERVVSGVSPILLTFLSEAYGRPGALGCLLGFGSQVQVDLGVTELRLFTLSSEKLDQAEKALLGEFGEEMIDVPNCDSFPPELMSIIEKKVMEMNQHRCRVVARYVPGCRVQLLGHVKEVQELREEIQAFLIDQASGRAVGCPQQYQSGLVSEAGVNSRWEETVADASYSLPWGLQVVVRQGDITKEEADALVNAANGDLDHGGGVAAALSRAGGPEVQQASRDLVRQVGRLATGSVVETTGGMLPCKILLHAVGPVGGSVGGEERPLLEKTVKTALDLAENLELQTLAMPCISSGIFGVPLKVCSEAIVSAVRDFGREQHILTKVTLIDVHTEAVKAMQEACDRLLLGRGESSEWEGGSRTTTTTTNTSHGDTDTYTRGAVASETCVQVEIVQGTIEKQQVDALVSPMDGNEPLSTRVGNALFEAAGHQLLAAFRRGSQDQIAPGDTVLVEGLSGLSSSRVFFLSCTQWKYNSKALAVQALRRGVRNILTSCDDKGIRSVAFPVVGTGIVLKFPDEVATRVLLEEIHKYEKSRANRSLSLVLIVVHPNDRESTKALQTAQKTLCLSSFKSVDCPKQALTLLTATSLSNTNLLLLGFVVGQLRCLK, from the exons ATGGACGTATACAAATACCCAGTATTCTTCGAGTGCCAGACTCTTGATCTATTCGATAAAGAGAGGATACGAAAGTACTTTAAAATTCGACGAAAATCCGGTGGCGGAGATTGTGGACAAGTGGAAACAGTTGGTGACTGCGTTTACAAGATTGCTTTCAAAGACCAGACAG ACCAGGAGGAAGTACTTCAGAGAAATTGTCATGTGTTGGAGCTGGCTGGGAGATCTTTGACCCTGAATCTGAGAGAGAGCCTGGATCCTCCACCCACAACTCACACCTCAGAAAGCAGACTGTCG AGTTGCCTCTCCATGCCTGTTGAAACATCACCATCTGGTCATGAAGATGTACTCAGAGGTTTTAGTTCAGTTAAGCAGGAGAAGATCAGCAGCACCTGTCAACTAGGACAGTCTAGGCCAAGCCTTCTTTGGCAAATTATAGAGAAGGAGTTAGGTGAGTTTATGCCAGGGGTGAAGGTAACACGCGGTAACTCATCTCAGTTGGTGCTGGAGGGCTCGGCAAATGAAGTCCAGACAGCCAGGCAGTTGGTTACAGATAAAACTCCTCTGGTGATGGAGCGGGTAGTGTCTGGGGTGTCCCCCATCCTCCTGACTTTTCTGAGTGAGGCATATGGTAGGCCTGGGGCTCTGGGCTGTCTGCTGGGATTTGGAAGCCAGGTGCAGGTGGATCTAGGGGTCACAGAGCTCCGGTTGTTCACACTCTCCTCCGAGAAACTTGACCAGGCAGAGAAGGCTCTGCTGGGGGAGTTTGGGGAGGAGATGATTGACGTACCCAATTGTGACTCCTTCCCACCTGAACTAATGTCCATCATTGAGAAGAAGGTGATGGAGATGAACCAACACAGATGCAGGGTGGTGGCCAGGTATGTCCCTGGTTGTCGAGTGCAGCTGCTGGGCCACGTTAAGGAGGTTCAGGAGCTGAGAGAAGAAATCCAAGCCTTTCTGATTGACCAGGCCAGTGGAAGAGCAGTGGGATGCCCTCAACAGTACCAGAGTGGCTTAGTCAGCGAAGCAGGCGTCAACTCTAGATGGGAGGAGACGGTCGCAGACGCCAGCTATTCCCTCCCATGGGGGCTGCAGGTTGTGGTGCGTCAGGGGGACATCACCAAGGAAGAAGCGGATGCACTGGTAAATGCTGCCAATGGGGATCTGGATCACGGTGGAGGTGTGGCTGCAGCTTTGAGTCGGGCAGGGGGGCCTGAGGTACAGCAGGCCAGCAGGGATCTGGTTAGGCAGGTTGGAAGATTAGCTACAGGTAGTGTGGTAGAGACCACTGGAGGGATGCTGCCTTGTAAGATTTTGCTTCATGCGGTGGGACCAGTAGGTGGCAGTGTAGGTGGGGAAGAGCGCCCTCTGCTAGAGAAGACGGTAAAGACAGCCCTGGATCTAGCAGAGAATCTGGAGCTCCAGACCCTGGCCATGCCCTGCATCAGCTCAGGGATATTTGGGGttcctctgaaggtgtgctccGAGGCCATAGTCTCTGCTGTGAGGGACTTTGGGAGGGAACAACACATCCTTACCAAGGTCACTCTGATTGATGTACATACAGAGGCAGTGAAAGCCATGCAGGAGGCCTGTGATAGGCTGTTACTGGGAAGGGGGGAATCATCTGAGTGGGAGGGAGGGTCCAGGACCACAACTACCACCACAAATACTTCTCATGGGGACACTGATACTTACACCAGGGGAGCAGTCGCTTCAGAGACCTGTGTCCAGGTAGAGATTGTCCAGGGAACCATAGAGAAGCAGCAG GTGGATGCCCTGGTGTCTCCCATGGATGGGAATGAACCTCTGTCCACCCGTGTTGGGAATGCCCTGTTTGAGGCAGCTGGACACCAGCTGTTGGCAGCGTTTCGGAGGGGATCACAGGATCAAATTGCTCCTGGTGACACTGTTCTTGTCGAGGGACTGTCCGGTTTGAGCTCTAGCCGTGTGTTCTTCCTCAGTTGTACCCAGTGGAAGTACAACTCTAAAGCACTAGCAGTGCAG GCTTTAAGACGGGGTGTGAGGAATATCTTGACCTCTTGTGATGACAAAGGCATCCGATCCGTTGCTTTCCCTGTGGTCGGGACCGGTATTGTACTAAAGTTCCCAGACGAAGTGGCAACAAGAGTTCTGCTTGAGGAGATCCATAAGTATGAGAAGAGCAGAGCAAACAGAAGTCTCTCCCTTGTCCTTATTGTTGTCCATCCTAATGACCGAGAGTCTACCAAG GCTCTCCAGACAGCCCAGAAAACTTTGTGTCTCAGTAGTTTCAAAAGTGTTGATTGTCCAAAGCAAG cactgactttgctgacAGCAACATCTTTGAGTAACACAAACTTACTACTACTGGGTTTTGTGGTTGGCCAACTTCGCTGTCTTAAATGA
- the LOC105007987 gene encoding uncharacterized protein LOC105007987 isoform X1, protein MDVYKYPVFFECQTLDLFDKERIRKYFKIRRKSGGGDCGQVETVGDCVYKIAFKDQTDQEEVLQRNCHVLELAGRSLTLNLRESLDPPPTTHTSESRLSSCLSMPVETSPSGHEDVLRGFSSVKQEKISSTCQLGQSRPSLLWQIIEKELGEFMPGVKVTRGNSSQLVLEGSANEVQTARQLVTDKTPLVMERVVSGVSPILLTFLSEAYGRPGALGCLLGFGSQVQVDLGVTELRLFTLSSEKLDQAEKALLGEFGEEMIDVPNCDSFPPELMSIIEKKVMEMNQHRCRVVARYVPGCRVQLLGHVKEVQELREEIQAFLIDQASGRAVGCPQQYQSGLVSEAGVNSRWEETVADASYSLPWGLQVVVRQGDITKEEADALVNAANGDLDHGGGVAAALSRAGGPEVQQASRDLVRQVGRLATGSVVETTGGMLPCKILLHAVGPVGGSVGGEERPLLEKTVKTALDLAENLELQTLAMPCISSGIFGVPLKVCSEAIVSAVRDFGREQHILTKVTLIDVHTEAVKAMQEACDRLLLGRGESSEWEGGSRTTTTTTNTSHGDTDTYTRGAVASETCVQVEIVQGTIEKQQVDALVSPMDGNEPLSTRVGNALFEAAGHQLLAAFRRGSQDQIAPGDTVLVEGLSGLSSSRVFFLSCTQWKYNSKALAVQALRRGVRNILTSCDDKGIRSVAFPVVGTGIVLKFPDEVATRVLLEEIHKYEKSRANRSLSLVLIVVHPNDRESTKALQTAQKTLCLSSFKSVDCPKQDIRIVLLGKTGGGKSSSGNTILGQESVFLAESSSISTTQICEAQTRSINGRNITLIDTPGLFDTNISEEELKPRIVNCITESAPGPHAFVIVLKVERYTVHEKESVTKIEKYFSPEAFKYATVLFTHGEDLNGLTIEEFVQQNDELKALVDKCGGRCHVIDNKHWNNSHPDPYRNNQHQVTELLNTIEKMVRENGGGCYTNEMLQAAERLIQEEIESLRKETNGRMSDEEMRKQAKRRVSKRLLIQLTGIAVGTIVGAFLGMALAIGIPLLLPAQSLLSLLKRTVIPTPNRPGSSGLLAASAFGVSTDALAAGAVLGTAATAGAVRGGIVGATAAEKSETVLEAAENAANAVYDEAVDLYKKAEDFIKGIGKK, encoded by the exons ATGGACGTATACAAATACCCAGTATTCTTCGAGTGCCAGACTCTTGATCTATTCGATAAAGAGAGGATACGAAAGTACTTTAAAATTCGACGAAAATCCGGTGGCGGAGATTGTGGACAAGTGGAAACAGTTGGTGACTGCGTTTACAAGATTGCTTTCAAAGACCAGACAG ACCAGGAGGAAGTACTTCAGAGAAATTGTCATGTGTTGGAGCTGGCTGGGAGATCTTTGACCCTGAATCTGAGAGAGAGCCTGGATCCTCCACCCACAACTCACACCTCAGAAAGCAGACTGTCG AGTTGCCTCTCCATGCCTGTTGAAACATCACCATCTGGTCATGAAGATGTACTCAGAGGTTTTAGTTCAGTTAAGCAGGAGAAGATCAGCAGCACCTGTCAACTAGGACAGTCTAGGCCAAGCCTTCTTTGGCAAATTATAGAGAAGGAGTTAGGTGAGTTTATGCCAGGGGTGAAGGTAACACGCGGTAACTCATCTCAGTTGGTGCTGGAGGGCTCGGCAAATGAAGTCCAGACAGCCAGGCAGTTGGTTACAGATAAAACTCCTCTGGTGATGGAGCGGGTAGTGTCTGGGGTGTCCCCCATCCTCCTGACTTTTCTGAGTGAGGCATATGGTAGGCCTGGGGCTCTGGGCTGTCTGCTGGGATTTGGAAGCCAGGTGCAGGTGGATCTAGGGGTCACAGAGCTCCGGTTGTTCACACTCTCCTCCGAGAAACTTGACCAGGCAGAGAAGGCTCTGCTGGGGGAGTTTGGGGAGGAGATGATTGACGTACCCAATTGTGACTCCTTCCCACCTGAACTAATGTCCATCATTGAGAAGAAGGTGATGGAGATGAACCAACACAGATGCAGGGTGGTGGCCAGGTATGTCCCTGGTTGTCGAGTGCAGCTGCTGGGCCACGTTAAGGAGGTTCAGGAGCTGAGAGAAGAAATCCAAGCCTTTCTGATTGACCAGGCCAGTGGAAGAGCAGTGGGATGCCCTCAACAGTACCAGAGTGGCTTAGTCAGCGAAGCAGGCGTCAACTCTAGATGGGAGGAGACGGTCGCAGACGCCAGCTATTCCCTCCCATGGGGGCTGCAGGTTGTGGTGCGTCAGGGGGACATCACCAAGGAAGAAGCGGATGCACTGGTAAATGCTGCCAATGGGGATCTGGATCACGGTGGAGGTGTGGCTGCAGCTTTGAGTCGGGCAGGGGGGCCTGAGGTACAGCAGGCCAGCAGGGATCTGGTTAGGCAGGTTGGAAGATTAGCTACAGGTAGTGTGGTAGAGACCACTGGAGGGATGCTGCCTTGTAAGATTTTGCTTCATGCGGTGGGACCAGTAGGTGGCAGTGTAGGTGGGGAAGAGCGCCCTCTGCTAGAGAAGACGGTAAAGACAGCCCTGGATCTAGCAGAGAATCTGGAGCTCCAGACCCTGGCCATGCCCTGCATCAGCTCAGGGATATTTGGGGttcctctgaaggtgtgctccGAGGCCATAGTCTCTGCTGTGAGGGACTTTGGGAGGGAACAACACATCCTTACCAAGGTCACTCTGATTGATGTACATACAGAGGCAGTGAAAGCCATGCAGGAGGCCTGTGATAGGCTGTTACTGGGAAGGGGGGAATCATCTGAGTGGGAGGGAGGGTCCAGGACCACAACTACCACCACAAATACTTCTCATGGGGACACTGATACTTACACCAGGGGAGCAGTCGCTTCAGAGACCTGTGTCCAGGTAGAGATTGTCCAGGGAACCATAGAGAAGCAGCAG GTGGATGCCCTGGTGTCTCCCATGGATGGGAATGAACCTCTGTCCACCCGTGTTGGGAATGCCCTGTTTGAGGCAGCTGGACACCAGCTGTTGGCAGCGTTTCGGAGGGGATCACAGGATCAAATTGCTCCTGGTGACACTGTTCTTGTCGAGGGACTGTCCGGTTTGAGCTCTAGCCGTGTGTTCTTCCTCAGTTGTACCCAGTGGAAGTACAACTCTAAAGCACTAGCAGTGCAG GCTTTAAGACGGGGTGTGAGGAATATCTTGACCTCTTGTGATGACAAAGGCATCCGATCCGTTGCTTTCCCTGTGGTCGGGACCGGTATTGTACTAAAGTTCCCAGACGAAGTGGCAACAAGAGTTCTGCTTGAGGAGATCCATAAGTATGAGAAGAGCAGAGCAAACAGAAGTCTCTCCCTTGTCCTTATTGTTGTCCATCCTAATGACCGAGAGTCTACCAAG GCTCTCCAGACAGCCCAGAAAACTTTGTGTCTCAGTAGTTTCAAAAGTGTTGATTGTCCAAAGCAAG ACATAAGGATTGTGTTGCTGGGAAAAACCGGAGGAGGCAAAAGCAGTTCAGGAAACACAATCTTAGGACAAGAGAGTGTTTTCCTCGCTGAAAGTTCCTCCATCTCTACAACCCAGATATGTGAAGCGCAGACCAGAAGCATCAACGGAAGGAACATCACCCTGATTGACACACCTGGATTATTTGATACCAACATATCTGAAGAGGAACTGAAACCTAGAATAGTCAACTGTATTACTGAGTCTGCTCCAGGGCCACATGCTTTTGTAATCGTGCTGAAAGTGGAACGTTACACAGTCCACGAGAAAGAAAGCGTAACAAAGATTGAGAAATATTTTTCACCAGAGGCCTTCAAATATGCGACAGTGCTATTCACTCACGGCGAGGACCTCAATGGTTTGACCATTGAGGAGTTTGTCCAACAGAACGATGAACTGAAAGCACTTGTGGATAAATGTGGAGGACGCTGTCACGTCATCGACAACAAACACTGGAACAACAGTCATCCGGATCCGTACAGAAACAACCAGCACCAAGTGACTGAGCTACTCAACACCATAGAGAAGATGGTGAGAGAGAACGGAGGAGGGTGTTACACCAACGAGATGCTCCAAGCGGCAGAGAGACTAATCCAAGAAGAGATAGAGAGCCTTAGAAAGGAGACTAATGGCAGGATGTCTGATGAAGAGATGAGAAAACAGGCCAAAAGAAGAGTGAGTAAGAGACTCCTGATCCAACTAACTGGGATAGCAGTAGGTACAATTGTAGGTGCCTTCCTTGGGATGGCTCTGGCGATAGGGATCCCATTGTTACTTCCTGCCCAGTCTTTGCTCAGTTTACTCAAACGCACTGTGATACCTACTCCGAATAGGCCAGGAAGTTCAGGGTTACTTGCAGCATCAGCATTTGGCGTAAGTACTGACGCACTGGCCGCAGGCGCTGTCCTTGGCACGGCCGCAACTGCAGGAGCGGTTAGAGGAGGGATAGTTGGCGCTACTGCAGCAGAGAAGTCTGAGACAGTACTGGAGGCAGCAGAGAACGCTGCTAATGCAGTCTACGATGAAGCTGTGGATCTTTACAAGAAAGCAGAGGACTTTATCAAAGGGATTGGGAAGAAGTGA
- the LOC114830353 gene encoding uncharacterized protein LOC114830353 yields the protein MSPCQTRKGRIQCCFRFLHQRLSSQIGQPQDKMQCCSSYLHPQNWLTPSIDDQRVLHLQTFLDVLVQCLIVHPQGLNQQKNLVQGQPDLTVLTHLSVEFVIHHILGAEKVGHPHPDLSVLAHLSVEFQIQHSPGAEKVGHPHPDLVVLAHLSVEFQIQHSPGAEKVGHPHPDLVVLAHLSVEFQIQHSPGAEKVRHPRPDLTVLTHLSVEFVIHHILGAEKVGHPHPDLSVLAHLSVEFQIQHSQGAEKVGHPHPDLVVLAHLSVEFQIQHSPGAEKVGHPHPDLVVLAHLSVEFQIQHSPGAEKVGHPHPDLVVLAHLSVEFQIQHSPGAEKVRHPRPDLTVLTHLSVEFVIHHILGAEKVGHPHPDLSVLAHLSVEFQIQHSPGAEKVGHPHPDLVVLAHLSVEFQIQHSPGAEKVGHPHPDLVVLAHLSMEFQIQHSPGAEKAFHQQSNGWFQHEGAGSQ from the exons ATGAGTCCTTGCCAGACAAGAAAAGGG AGGATACAGTGTTGCTTCCGGTTCCTCCACCAAAGATTAAGCTCTCAAATAGGG CAACCACAGGACAAAATGCAATGCTGCTCGAGTTACCTGCACCCCCAGAACTGGCTAACACCATCAATAGACGACCAGAGAGTCCTGCATCTTCAGACa TTTCTGGATGTTCTTGTCCAATGCCTCATTGTTCACCCACAAGGTCTGAATCAGCAGAAGAATTTAGTCCAGGGTCAGCCA gatCTAACCGTTCTCACACACCTCAGCGTGGAGTTTGTAATCCATCACATTTTGGGAGCAGAAAAGGTTGGGCATCCTCATCCA GATCTAAGCGTTCTCGCACACCTCAGCGTGGAGTTCCAAATCCAGCACAGTCCGGGAGCAGAAAAGGTCGGGCATCCTCATCCA gATTTAGTCGTTCTCGCACACCTCAGCGTGGAGTTCCAAATCCAGCACAGTCCGGGAGCAGAAAAGGTTGGGCATCCTCATCCA gATCTAGTCGTTCTCGCACACCTCAGCGTGGAGTTCCAAATCCAGCACAGTCCGGGAGCAGAAAAGGTCAGGCATCCTCGTCCA gatCTAACCGTTCTCACACACCTCAGCGTGGAGTTTGTAATCCATCACATTTTGGGAGCAGAAAAGGTTGGGCATCCTCATCCA GATCTAAGCGTTCTCGCACACCTCAGCGTGGAGTTCCAAATCCAGCACAGTCAGGGAGCAGAAAAGGTCGGGCATCCTCATCCA gATTTAGTCGTTCTCGCACACCTCAGCGTGGAGTTCCAAATCCAGCACAGTCCGGGAGCAGAAAAGGTCGGGCATCCTCATCCA gATTTAGTCGTTCTCGCACACCTCAGCGTGGAGTTCCAAATCCAGCACAGTCCGGGAGCAGAAAAGGTTGGGCATCCTCATCCA gATCTAGTCGTTCTCGCACACCTCAGCGTGGAGTTCCAAATCCAGCACAGTCCGGGAGCAGAAAAGGTCAGGCATCCTCGTCCA gatCTAACCGTTCTCACACACCTCAGCGTGGAGTTTGTAATCCATCACATTTTGGGAGCAGAAAAGGTTGGGCATCCTCATCCA GATCTAAGCGTTCTCGCACACCTCAGCGTGGAGTTCCAAATCCAGCACAGTCCGGGAGCAGAAAAGGTCGGGCATCCTCATCCA gATTTAGTCGTTCTCGCACACCTCAGCGTGGAGTTCCAAATCCAGCACAGTCCGGGAGCAGAAAAGGTCGGGCATCCTCATCCA gaTCTAGTCGTTCTCGCACACCTCAGCATGGAGTTCCAAATCCAGCACAGTCCGGGAGCAGAAAAG GCTTTTCACCAACAATCTAATGGCTGGTTTCAACATGAAGGGGCAGGGTCGCAGTGA